From a region of the Tiliqua scincoides isolate rTilSci1 chromosome 4, rTilSci1.hap2, whole genome shotgun sequence genome:
- the EPS8L3 gene encoding epidermal growth factor receptor kinase substrate 8-like protein 3, whose protein sequence is MKRLDVLSCEEEEEEEDDDNDDGIQLQIKGMLKKSLRQRQGGKEAGGATSLALSVWTGLGPKGHLKEKSIKQSAGFELWKMADIFGSRDNVYNEIENGLRRTNSMSRPSSKTIYRQRKEYVESVLKQINEFQHRVEHLFTGIVDSKEICNVEDCVNRLKMMDAQGQVWGQDMILQVTNHKLQLVDTEAEEELDCYPLESIQDCASIVDSCIYNSILAITVKEMNPHKTSIMLFQCEQIGADLMKTKVEKAIAEWRDERQNQDLLRTNLENMLHQRNQASFTVIVTRYCFQALTHCQHMDLGIQANWGKKFKFLCASSMTDLDALIIAEIEQPLRQEQNGEPAWEDRMMWEINRNTEILNHVLDDIELFVGKLPQDDKKKKKSKKKIQKALPSQPEFMDYYQKVKYGFNLLGKLEFAMQQPSASDVVHLLFSTLSTVLANCPWANLAPTVISPLLIPPAIDLLRRTLDPNEHLIWKNLGQAWNVPRAEYPDGQSVPVYIPTFSDGWVVPMPIKRQITDADKVHNGTHNSLADRRSDPPQLMQAMYEFHARNSRELTVRKGDLLEVLDQRKKWWLARNAAGEEGYIPNNILEPMDQMAPKRKSMERVSRDVLDLHPDSTAAEVTVWLRTKGFSKITVKALGVLNGSQLLSLSPAELKTVCPEEGRRVFSMLSEVRSRLQNDSRQ, encoded by the exons TCTGAGGCAgcggcaaggaggcaaagaagcagGAGGTGCCACCAGTCTTGCCCTTTCCGTCTGGACAGGGCTGGGTCCCAAGGGCCatttgaaggaaaagagcatcaaGCAGAGTGCAG GATTTGAACTCTGGAAGATGGCAGATATCTTTGGCAGCAGGGATAATGTTTACAA TGAAATTGAAAACGGCTTGAGACGAACCAACAGCATGTCCAGACCAAGTAGCAAGACCATCTACC GTCAGAGGAAGGAATATGTTGAATCTGTGCTAAAGCAAATAAATGAATTCCAGCACCGGGTAGAG CATCTTTTTACTGGCATTGTGGACAGCAAGGAGATTTGCAATGTAGAAGACTGTGTGAACCGGCTAAAGATGATGGATGCCCAAGGCCAGGTGTGGGGGCAAGATATGATTTTGCAGGTGACAAATCATAAGCTGCAGCTGGTTGACACTGAGGCAGAG GAGGAGCTGGATTGCTACCCCTTAGAGTCCATCCAGGATTGTGCCTCCATTGTGGACAGCTGCATCTACAATTCCATCCTGGCCATCACTGTGAAAGAAATGAATCCACACAAGACTAGTATCATGCTCTTTCAGTGCGAACAGATTGGA GCAGACCTGATGAAAACCAAAGTGGAAAAGGCCATTGCAGAATGGCGAGATGAACGGCAGAATCAGGACTTGCTCAG GACCAACCTGGAGAACATGTTGCATCAGCGCAATCAGGCATCATTTACTG TTATTGTCACCAGGTACTGCTTTCAGGCTCTCACACATTGCCAGCATATGGACCTTGGTATCCAAGCCAATTGGGGCAAGAAGTTCAAGTTCTTGTGTGCCTCATCCATGACTGATCTGGATGCTTTGATCATTGCAGAAATTGAACAGCCGCTACGCCAAGAGCAAAACGGTGAGCCAGCATGGGAGGATCGAATGATGtgggaaataaacagaaatacc GAGATCCTGAACCATGTCCTGGATGATATTGAACTTTTTGTAGGGAAATTACCACAAGatgacaagaagaaaaaaaagtcaaagaaGAAGATTCAGAAGG CACTGCCTTCCCAGCCTGAATTCATGGACTATTACCAGAAGGTCAAGTATGGCTTCAATTTGCTG GGAAAGCTGGAGTTTGCAATGCAGCAGCCAAGTGCTTCTGATGTGGTTCACCTCCTCTTTTCCACTTTATCTACT GTTTTGGCCAATTGTCCTTGGGCCAACCTGGCCCCTACAGTGATCTCACCTTTGCTGATTCCTCCAGCTATTGACCTGCTGAGACGCACTTTGGATCCAAATGAGCACCTTATTTGGAAGAACTTAGGACAAGCCTGGAATGTACCCAG GGCAGAGTACCCAGATGGACAATCTGTTCCTGTATACATACCCACATTCTCAGACGGATGGGTGGTCCCCATGCCCATTAAAAGGCAGATCACTGATGCAGACAAG GTCCACAATGGAACCCATAATTCCCTTGCAGACAG GCGATCTGACCCTCCCCAGCTCATGCAAGCCATGTATGAGTTTCATGCAAGAAATTCCAGGGAGCTGACTGTAAGGAAAGGAGACCTGTTAGAG GTTTTGGACCAACGGAAAAAATGGTGGCTTGCCAGAAACGCTGCTGGGGAGGAGGGCTACATTCCTAATAACATCCTAGAACCTATGGATCAGATGGCACCCAAGCGAAAGAGTATGGAGCGG GTGTCAAGAGACGTTCTTGATCTCCATCCAGATTCTACAGCAGCAGAAGTCACAGTTTGGCTTAGGACAAAAGGTTTCTCTAAGAT CACAGTCAAGGCCCTTGGTGTCCTTAACGGAAGCCAGCTTCTGTCACTAAGCCCAGCAGAGCTAAAAACAGTTTGCccagaagaaggaagaagagtTTTTTCCATGCTTTCAGAAGTCAGATCAAGGCTTCAG AATGATTCTCGGCAGTAG